The Microcella flavibacter DNA segment CAGCGCGCCCGAGACGGCGGCGATGTCGAGCGCGCGGCCGAACTCGGGGCGCTTCGGGCTCAGCGCGAGCACGGCGAGCAGCAGGGAGCCGATCGTGCCGGCCGCGGCCAGGTTCGAGACGAGCTTGGCGATCGGCAGGCCGTAGCGGGCGACGACGCCCGGGTCGGCGAGCAGGGGGGCGGCCGCTCCCCCGCCCAGCACCAGGGCGACGAGCGAGGCGAGCACCGCCGCGATGACGAGGGCGGCGACGCCGAGCGGGCCGGTCGCTCCCGACCGCAGCGATGCGGGCACGGCAGCGTTCGGTCGCGCCGCAGGGCGATCCGAGGGGGCGGGGCGGGTCGTGGTCACCGGTGATTCCTTGGCGTGGGCGGGGCGGAGGGCGCTCTCACTGTAGGCGAGCATCCTGACCATCGAACGAGGGGATGCCCGGCCGCAGCCGCGCGAAGCTCGGACGCCGCCCGGTGGAACGCCGCGACGGGGGCGGCCCGGTAGCCGCCCCCGTCGCGGGGACCATCAGTGGTCGGAATTACTTGACAGCGGCCTTGAGCTTGCTGCCGGCCGAGATCTTGACGCCGTTCGAGGCGGCGATCTGGATGGCCTCGCCGGTCTGCGGGTTGCGGCCCTGGCGGGCGGCGCGAGCGGTGCGCTCGACCGAGAGCCAGCCCGGGATCGAGACCTTGGTGCCCGACGCGAGCGAGCTCGAGAGGGTCGAGAACAGGCCGTCGACGACGCGGTTCACGTCGGCCTGGCTCAGGCCGGACTCAGCGGCCACGGCAGCGACGAGCTCGGAACGGTTCAGGGACTTGTCAGCCATTGGGGTCCTCCTCGGACTTCACAACATTCAGTGGTGCGGCAACATCGGCGAGGGGCGCCGCGAGCCGCCTCGAAACTAGCAGTGATTCCGCATGATTCCGGGCATTCCGGCGCACGGTGCGCCGGGAACGCTCAGGATCGTCGGTTTCGGGAACGCCGAAGGGGCGCCTCCCTGACGGAAGACGCCCCTTCGGGACGAGACGTGGTGCGGTGCTACCAGCTCGACTTGGTGATGCCGGGCAGCTCGCCGCGGTGCGCCATGTCGCGGAAGCGGACGCGCGAGATGCCGTACTGCTTGAGGTGACCGCGGGGGCGGCCGTCGACCGCGTCGCGGTTGCGCACGCGCACGGGCGAGGCGTTGCGGGGCAGCTTCTGCAGGCCCTGGCGGGCGGCCTCGCGGGACTCGTCGGTGCCGTTCGGGTCGACGAGGGCCTTCTTCAGC contains these protein-coding regions:
- a CDS encoding HU family DNA-binding protein produces the protein MADKSLNRSELVAAVAAESGLSQADVNRVVDGLFSTLSSSLASGTKVSIPGWLSVERTARAARQGRNPQTGEAIQIAASNGVKISAGSKLKAAVK
- the rpsN gene encoding 30S ribosomal protein S14, translating into MAKKSKIARNEQRKVIVARYATKRLELKKALVDPNGTDESREAARQGLQKLPRNASPVRVRNRDAVDGRPRGHLKQYGISRVRFRDMAHRGELPGITKSSW